The Bifidobacterium sp. WK012_4_13 genome contains the following window.
GTTTCGGGGGCAGAAACAGTTCTGCATAAAGAGATAGGTTACATAGGGAGAAAGCTACATGAAGAAGTTCTCAAGACTCTCTCATACGTGGCCGCTGCAGGCAGTGCTCTGGCATTGTTGCTCAGCGGTTGTGGAGGTTCTTCAAATTCAAGTTCATCATCGTCGGCCGCATCGACCGACCAGGTCATGAACGTCTATGGCTGCGAGCCACAGAATCCTCTGATTCCATCCAATACCAACGAGGTCTGCGGTGGCAACCCCATCGATCTGATGTTTGCGAAGCTGGTGACCTTCGACACGAAGGGCAACGTCAAGAACGAGGTGGCGAAGTCCATCACCGCCAACGCTGACAAGACCGTATATACCATCGTTCTCAAAAGCGGTTGGAAATTCACCGACGGCACCCCGGTCACTTCCGAATCATTCACCAAGGCATGGAGCTACGCGGCCGACGCGACCAATGCGCAGGTCAGTGCAAGCTTCTTCTCGAACATCAAGGGCTATGACGAGCTTCAGGCAAAGGGCACTGCCTCCGACGCACAGCTTTCAGGACTGAAGGTCAACAGCGACACTGAGTTCACCGTGACATTGAATGCCGCAAGCTCAGTATTCCCCACAATGGTGGGATACACGGCCTATGCGCCGCTGCCGACATCCTTCTACAAGGATCCCAAGGCCTTCGGTGAGAAGCCAGTGGGCAACGGTCCATACAAGTTCAAGTCATGGACGCATAACCAGAGCATCGACCTCGTGAAGAACGACGATTACAAGGGCATCCAGCCTGCAAAGAACGGTGGCATCGATTTCAAGGTCTATACCGACACGGATGCGGCATACGCCGACGTCCAGGGCGGCAACCTCGATGTTCTTGAGACCATTCCCAGCACCGACACGCAGACCTTCCAGACCGACAATACCGTGCAGGCCTATAACAAGGCGGGCTCGGTGTTCCAGTCCTTCACCTTCCCCTCGACCCTGGCACATTTCAAGCTTGACAAGGAAGGCCGTCTGCGCAGGGCGGCAGTCTCAATGTCCATCGATCGCAAGACGATCGTGAACAAGGTCCTCGGTGGCATTGGAACCCCTGCGGTCGATTACACCTCTCCTGTGACACCAGGCTATTCAGACTCGCTGACCGGCAAGGATGTGCTGAGCTACAATCCGACCGAGGCCAAGAAGCTGTGGAAGGAAGCCAATGCCATCTCGCCTTGGAGCTCCTCCGACAAGCTCACCTTCGCCTATAACTCGGACGGTGGCGCGAAGCCCGTCTATGACGCAATCGCGAACTCGGTGAAGAATACGCTCGGCATCGATGCGGAGACGAATCCATACGCGACGTTCAGTGCATTCCGCCAGGCCATTTCCGAGCGCAAGGTGACGTCTGCCTTCCGTACCGGATGGCAGGCAGACTATCCGTCGGCGGAGGACTATCTGACACCGCTGTATTCAAGCGCCGCCGCAGATGGCAACGGATCCAACGACGGCGATTACAAGAATCCTGCATTCGATGCGCTGCTTTCCAAGGCCGATCAGGCATCTTCGACCTCTGAGGCAAATGGCTACTACCAGAAGGCCGAGGAGCTTCTTCTCAAGGACCTCCCCGCAGTTCCTCTCTACTACAGCAATGCAGCAGGCGTTGCGGCAAAGGGAGTCAAGGGATTCGTTCTTAACTGGAAGAACGTCCCCGTCTATCAGAACCTCACCAAGTAGTAGGTTCGAACCGTCCAGATAGCAGAAGAGGAAAGGCATATGCGCTATGCCTTTCCTCAATTTATGCGGCTTGAGACTGTTGTTCTTTGTTATACTTGCACTGCTTTGAAATGAACGATTGCATGGCAGCTCGCATTGTTGACGATGAGGTCAGGCCTTACACATATAAAAGGAGATGACCGATGGGTAAATATCTGCTCAGACGAATATTGCAGATGATTCCTGTTATTCTCGGTACGACATTGCTGATATACGCGCTGGTCTTCGCGCTTCCGGGCGATCCGGTGAGAGCCATGTTCGGAGCCCGACCGGTGAACGAGGCGGTGGCCGCTCAGATTCGTGCCGAATATAATCTCGACAAGCCGTTCATCGTTCAGTATCTGCTGTTCCTGAAGAATGCGATGAGTCTCAATTTCGGCATGACCTTCTCAGGTCAGCCTGTGATTTCGGTGATAGGGCGTGCCTTCCCGGTCACCATCAAGCTTTCCTTGATGGCCTTCGTGTTCGAGGGAATCTTCGGCGTGATCTTCGGCGTCATA
Protein-coding sequences here:
- a CDS encoding ABC transporter substrate-binding protein; amino-acid sequence: MNVYGCEPQNPLIPSNTNEVCGGNPIDLMFAKLVTFDTKGNVKNEVAKSITANADKTVYTIVLKSGWKFTDGTPVTSESFTKAWSYAADATNAQVSASFFSNIKGYDELQAKGTASDAQLSGLKVNSDTEFTVTLNAASSVFPTMVGYTAYAPLPTSFYKDPKAFGEKPVGNGPYKFKSWTHNQSIDLVKNDDYKGIQPAKNGGIDFKVYTDTDAAYADVQGGNLDVLETIPSTDTQTFQTDNTVQAYNKAGSVFQSFTFPSTLAHFKLDKEGRLRRAAVSMSIDRKTIVNKVLGGIGTPAVDYTSPVTPGYSDSLTGKDVLSYNPTEAKKLWKEANAISPWSSSDKLTFAYNSDGGAKPVYDAIANSVKNTLGIDAETNPYATFSAFRQAISERKVTSAFRTGWQADYPSAEDYLTPLYSSAAADGNGSNDGDYKNPAFDALLSKADQASSTSEANGYYQKAEELLLKDLPAVPLYYSNAAGVAAKGVKGFVLNWKNVPVYQNLTK